One Bacteroidota bacterium genomic window, ACATAGGTGTCGAAAGGAGAAGTTTTTTCTGCTAATTCTTCGCCTGAGTCAAAAGATGTCACCGTGACATTTCCTGTGGTCTTTTTGATGATCGTCTTGCTGACAACAGCATTGGGTATATACTCGATGATCTCAACGATTATATGCACTTTTGATTTTTCTATTTCCGTTGAAGGGGTATGATTGGTACTGTTAGTATGATTACTCTTACCGGTAAGATCAGTAAGAGTATTTTTATCTTTTTTCATTTTTTATATTTGTTCAATTAGAATGACTTGTAAAGGTCTGCATGCTGAACGTGGTATTTGTTATACAACTATAGAAATAAGTTGTATGATTCACACCTTTATGGATGGAGGCTTAAGTTATATTAACTTCATGCTTTTAGAAAAATAATGCAGTCATTCTATCAACTTACTACACAGGAAGTCTTTGATCAGCTCAAAACATCTGCTTCAGGTTTGAACAGCGAAGCGGTGCCGGCACTGCAAAAAAAGTATGGGGCCAATGTTTTGCTAGAGGCAAAACAAAAAACCAAATTAGCGATACTGCTGTCTCAATTTACCGAT contains:
- a CDS encoding cupin domain-containing protein encodes the protein MKKDKNTLTDLTGKSNHTNSTNHTPSTEIEKSKVHIIVEIIEYIPNAVVSKTIIKKTTGNVTVTSFDSGEELAEKTSPFDTYVQIIDGVAEVVINEKDYLLRTGDGIVIPAHAPHCFNANEQFKMISTVIKSGYED